A single Archocentrus centrarchus isolate MPI-CPG fArcCen1 unplaced genomic scaffold, fArcCen1 scaffold_30_ctg1, whole genome shotgun sequence DNA region contains:
- the pomk gene encoding protein O-mannose kinase — MQSTVGHRSRTTVACGVTVVGVCAAALLLANVLLYLYLDSVYHTGEQQVSPLVGCGPQHFKMPTMKNCTPWLQCSQINAEVHKLKLIGQGAMKKVYLAEWRGQKVAVSILSSLDYWEDFLHGLSMLQALQSPQVVQLVGFCLEDYIIVTEHHPFGSLLNLDSVLAKEQHQQHNTWQMRLRLAIDYVSVLHYLHNSPVGRRVMCDSNSLEKTLSQFLLTNDFHLVVNDLDALPEVDLSRNLLVKCGHRELTGDFVAPEQLWPFRNNGKPFSDNLMPEYDEKTDIWKIPDVTWFLMGRVSGGDLVHFHLFQIHERCKKKDPKFRPSALDVLKVYKSVYSSMVRDGAGFRDML, encoded by the exons ATGCAGAGCACAGTGGGTCATCGCAGCAGGACTACTGTGGCCTGTGGTGTTACAGTAGTTggagtgtgtgctgctgctttgctcctCGCCAATGTACTCCTTTACCTGTATCTGGACTCTGTATATCATACTGGTGAGCAGCAAGTTTCACCTCTGGTGGGCTGTGGGCCTCAACACTTTAAAATGCCAACCATGAAAAACTGCACCCCCTGGCTTCAGTGTTCACAAATAAATGCTGAAGTACACAAGCTGaagctgattggccagggagcaATGAAAAAG GTCTATTTGGCAGAGTGGAGAGGTCAGAAGGTAGCTGTGTCCATACTGTCTTCTTTGGATTACTGGGAGGATTTTCTCCATGGATTGTCAATGTTACAGGCCCTGCAGAGCCCCCAAGTGGTTCAGTTGGTGGGGTTTTGCCTTGAAGACTACATCATTGTGACAGAGCACCACCCATTTGGCTCATTGCTTAACCTGGATAGTGTTCTTGCAAAAGAGCAACACCAGCAACACAACACGTGGCAGATGCGACTGAGACTAGCTATAGATTATGTCTCTGTCCTCCATTACCTCCATAACAGTCCAGTTGGGCGACGAGTTATGTGCGATTCCAACAGCCTTGAGAAAACTCTCTCCCAATTTCTACTGACAAATGACTTTCATCTAGTAGTGAACGACCTTGATGCTCTTCCTGAAGTTGATCTGTCCAGAAACTTGTTAGTGAAATGTGGCCATCGGGAGCTCACTGGAGATTTTGTCGCTCCAGAGCAGCTATGGCCATTCAGAAACAATGGGAAGCCATTTTCAGACAATCTTATGCCCGAGTATGATGAGAAGACAGATATCTGGAAGATCCCAGATGTGACATGGTTCCTGATGGGAAGGGTATCTGGGGGGGATTTAGTACATTTCCATCTTTTTCAGATCCATGAGAGGTGCAAGAAGAAGGACCCCAAGTTCCGTCCTTCAGCTCTTGATGTTTTGAAGGTTTACAAATCAGTTTACAGCAGCATGGTACGAGATGGTGCTGGCTTTAGAGATATGCTGTAG